In a genomic window of Sulfuriferula nivalis:
- the xrtB gene encoding exosortase B, with the protein MTTANPTPSPVNRNLNIALVWLPIIIGLAALLMPTFYELATTLWDTEEQGHGPLILAVVLYYFWLKRDVLIQPAKSTSPITGSTILAIGLLLYALGRSQSIYIFEVGGLIPILTGMLLITRGIAGLRSFWFPIAFILFMIPLPGSLIDALTGPLKQYVSIAVENILYYFNYPIARNGVILSIGYYQLLVADACSGLNSMFSLSALGFLYLYMMQYRNWFRNGLILASILPIAFAANVVRVIILTLVTYHWGDEAGQGFIHGFAGIVLFIVALLSFMLWDAILALLFTTRKHSA; encoded by the coding sequence ATGACCACTGCCAACCCGACACCATCACCAGTTAACAGAAATCTGAACATTGCGCTGGTTTGGCTACCAATTATCATCGGGTTGGCAGCATTATTGATGCCCACTTTTTACGAACTCGCAACCACATTATGGGATACCGAGGAACAAGGTCACGGCCCATTAATTCTGGCAGTAGTGTTGTATTACTTTTGGTTAAAACGTGATGTACTCATCCAGCCAGCCAAATCTACATCTCCCATCACTGGCAGCACCATCTTAGCCATAGGTTTACTGCTCTATGCATTAGGTCGCTCGCAAAGCATCTACATATTTGAAGTCGGCGGGCTAATTCCTATCCTCACAGGCATGTTGCTCATCACGCGAGGGATAGCTGGACTACGCAGTTTCTGGTTTCCAATTGCATTTATACTGTTCATGATTCCATTGCCTGGCTCGCTAATCGACGCACTGACTGGCCCGCTAAAACAGTATGTCTCCATCGCAGTAGAAAACATACTGTATTACTTCAATTACCCCATCGCCCGTAATGGCGTGATACTCTCGATTGGCTACTATCAGCTATTAGTCGCAGATGCCTGCTCAGGACTCAACTCCATGTTCTCGCTGAGCGCGTTAGGGTTTCTGTATCTATACATGATGCAATATCGCAACTGGTTCAGAAACGGCTTAATACTTGCCAGCATTTTGCCCATCGCCTTTGCCGCCAATGTTGTGCGCGTCATTATTCTTACACTGGTCACATACCACTGGGGTGATGAAGCAGGTCAAGGCTTTATTCACGGTTTTGCAGGTATAGTCTTATTCATCGTTGCACTACTGAGCTTCATGCTATGGGATGCAATATTGGCGCTACTCTTCACGACCAGAAAGCATAGCGCATGA